Proteins from a genomic interval of Medicago truncatula cultivar Jemalong A17 chromosome 3, MtrunA17r5.0-ANR, whole genome shotgun sequence:
- the LOC11438023 gene encoding cytochrome P450 71D9, giving the protein MDIQTLYFTSIFSLLFFVFIVNKIVTKKSNSSTPNLPPGPLMLPIIGNIHNLIGSLPHHRLRDLSTKYGPLMHLKLGEVSTIVVSSAEYAKEVLKTHDLVFASRPPIQASKIMSYNSIGLSFSPYGDYWRQLRKICALELLSSKRVQSFQPIRSEEMTNLIKWIASKEGSEINLTKEVNSRIFLITSRVAFGKECKDNKKFISLVWEATRVAGGFNLGDLYPSYKWLQNISGLKPKLEKLHKQTDVILQNIIDEHRLVDKSRAIEDHSEEVAEDLVDVLLKQDCLSDNSVKAVILDMYGGGSETSASTILWAMAEMIKNPRIMKKLQAEVREVFEKERKPNESDMEKLKYLKCVVKETLRLHPPGAFLLPRECGQACEINGYGIPFKSKVIVNAWAIGRDPNNWDDPERFYPERFIDNCVDYYKGNNFEFIPFGSGRRMCPGVTFGLVNIEFSLALLMYHFDWKLPNAMKKEDLDMSESFGVAVTRKNDLHLIPFTYHP; this is encoded by the exons ATGGATATTCAAACCCTATACTTTACATccattttttcccttctcttTTTCGTGTTTATAGTAAACAAAATAGTGACCAAGAAATCCAACTCATCAACTCCAAATTTACCACCAGGTCCATTGATGTTACCTATTATAGGAAACATACACAACCTTATTGGTTCACTTCCTCATCATAGGCTAAGAGATTTATCAACAAAATATGGACCCTTAATGCATCTAAAGCTTGGAGAAGTTTCTACTATTGTGGTATCATCAGCAGAATATGCTAAAGAAGTGTTGAAAACACATGATCTTGTCTTTGCATCAAGGCCTCCTATCCAAGCTTCAAAGATAATGAGTTATAATTCTATTGGTTTGTCTTTTTCACCTTATGGTGATTATTGGAGACAACTTAGAAAAATTTGTGCACTAGAACTTTTAAGTTCAAAACGTGTTCAATCTTTTCAACCAATTCGAAGCGAAGAGATGACTAATCTAATCAAATGGATAGCTTCAAAGGAAGGATCAGAAATTAATCTCACCAAAGAAGTGAATTCAAGAATATTTTTAATCACTTCAAGAGTTGCCTTTGGGAAGGAGTGCAaggataataaaaaattcatatcattGGTATGGGAAGCCACCAGAGTTGCTGGAGGTTTTAATTTGGGAGATTTGTACCCTTCTTATAAATGGCTTCAAAACATATCTGGgttgaagcctaagctagaaAAGTTACACAAACAAACCGACGTGATATTGCAAAACATTATTGATGAACATAGGTTGGTTGATAAATCAAGGGCAATTGAAGATCATAGTGAAGAAGTGGCAGAAGATCTTGTAGATGTTCTATTGAAGCAGGATTGTTTAAGTGATAATAGTGTCAAGGCTGTGATCTTG GATATGTATGGAGGTGGAAGTGAGACATCAGCTTCTACCATATTATGGGCAATGGCAGAGATGATTAAAAATCCAAGAATTATGAAAAAGTTACAAGCTGAGGTAAGAGAGgtatttgaaaaagaaagaaaacccAATGAAAGTGACAtggagaaattaaaatatttaaagtgTGTTGTGAAAGAGACATTGAGATTACATCCTCCTGGAGCATTTTTATTGCCAAGGGAGTGTGGACAAGCATGTGAAATAAATGGGTATGGTATACCATTTAAAAGCAAAGTGATAGTGAATGCTTGGGCCATTGGAAGAGATCCAAATAATTGGGATGATCCAGAAAGATTTTATCCTGAAAGGTTCATCGACAATTGTGTAGATTATTACAAAGGTAATAATTTTGAGTTCATTCCGTTTGGCAGTGGCAGAAGAATGTGTCCAGGGGTCACATTTGGATTGGTCAATATTGAGTTTTCACTTGCATTGTTGATGTATCACTTTGATTGGAAACTTCCCAATGCAATGAAAAAGGAAGATTTAGACATGAGTGAGAGTTTTGGAGTAGCTGTTACTAGAAAAAATGATTTACACCTTATTCCCTTCACTTATCATCCATAG
- the LOC11443550 gene encoding cytochrome P450 71D10 encodes MELNTKNIVSPMFLSFFLFIVFILFFKSKKPKPSNSKLPPGPPTLPIIGNLHQIGSMPHHSLTKLSQKYGPIMHIKLGEISTIVVSSPEIAKQIMKTHDNKFSDRPHLLAADIITYGSKGMTFSPYGSYWRQMRKICTFELLTPKRVESFQSIREQEVSNIVKEIGLSEGSCINLSKMINLFSFGLTSRIALGGKSEDQEAFMVAMKDVLKLVGGFSMVDLFPSFQVLHFLTGVKAKAEEVHKEIDRILEKILRYHQLDTSLETKKINRKDGEDLVDVLLRLQKQNNLEHPLSDSIIKANMLDIFSAGSGTSAKTSEWAMSELIKNPRVMEKAQAEVRRVFDAKGHVDEANIHELKYLKSVIKETFRLHGPVPLLLPRECSESCEINGYEIPAKTKVIVNASAIGMDPNYWNEPKKFYPERFIDSSVDYKGVDFQFIPFGAGRRMCPGITFGIANVEILLANLLFHFDWKMVDGNKAEELDMTESFGLSVRRKHDLCLIPIMYHSSPKL; translated from the exons ATGGAGCTTAACACCAAAAATATTGTATCACCTATGTTCTTATCCTTCTTCTTGTTCATAGTATTTATCCtatttttcaaatcaaaaaaaccaaaaccttCAAACTCCAAGTTACCACCAGGTCCACCAACACTACCTATTATAGGAAACTTGCATCAAATTGGTTCAATGCCTCATCATAGCCTaacaaaattatcacaaaaatatGGACCAATAATGCATATAAAACTAGGTGAAATTTCAACCATAGTTGTTTCTTCACCTGAAATTGCAAAACAAATAATGAAAACACATGACAACAAATTTTCAGATAGGCCACATCTTCTAGCTGCTGATATTATAACCTATGGTTCTAAGGGCATGACATTTTCACCTTATGGTAGTTATTGGAGACAAATGAGAAAAATTTGCACCTTTGAACTATTAACACCAAAACGTGTTGAATCATTTCAATCAATTAGGGAACAAGAAGTGTCAAATATTGTCAAAGAGATAGGTTTGAGTGAAGGGTCATGTATTAATCTTAGTAagatgattaatttattttcttttggtttaaCATCAAGAATTGCTTTAGGAGGAAAATCTGAAGATCAAGAAGCTTTTATGGTTGCTATGAAGGATGTTTTGAAACTAGTTGGTGGTTTTTCTATGGTTGATTTGTTTCCTTCATTTCAAGTGCTTCATTTTTTGACAGGGGTAAAAGCTAAAGCTGAGGAGGTGCATAAAGAAATTGATAGGATTCTTGAGAAAATTTTAAGGTATCATCAATTGGATACAAGTttagaaacaaagaaaatcaaTAGAAAAGATGGTGAAGATTTAGTTGATGTATTACTAAGGCTTCAGAAGCAGAACAATCTTGAGCATCCTTTATCTGACAGCATTATCAAAGCAAACATGTTG GATATCTTTAGTGCGGGAAGTGGTACATCGGCCAAAACCTCAGAGTGGGCGATGTCGGAACTTATCAAAAACCCTAGAGTGATGGAAAAGGCACAAGCCGAGGTAAGAAGGGTGTTCGATGCAAAAGGTCATGTAGATGAAGCAAACATTCACGAACTAAAATACTTAAAGTCGGTAATAAAAGAAACATTTCGTCTGCATGGTCCCGTTCCATTGTTACTACCAAGGGAATGCAGTGAAAGTTGTGAAATAAATGGATATGAAATACCAGCTAAGACTAAAGTCATAGTTAATGCGTCTGCAATTGGAATGGATCCAAACTACTGGAATGAACCGAAGAAATTTTATCCAGAAAGGTTCATTGATAGCTCAGTTGATTACAAAGGTGTGGATTTTCAGTTTATTCCATTCGGTGCTGGGAGAAGAATGTGTCCTGGAATTACGTTTGGCATTGCTAATGTTGAAATCTTACTAGCAAATTTGCTTTTCCATTTCGATTGGAAAATGGTTGATGGAAATAAGGCTGAAGAACTTGACATGACTGAATCGTTTGGTTTGTCGGTTAGAAGGAAACATGATTTGTGCTTGATTCCGATTATGTATCATTCGTCTCCTAAGTTgtag